In a genomic window of uncultured Methanobrevibacter sp.:
- a CDS encoding amino acid ABC transporter substrate-binding protein produces the protein MMKRILIILTVIFAASLMIGSVSAEGMFDIFTSSSDSTNNESNFVVGFNPEFPPFTYKDDNGSYTGFDLELAQEVAKRNNWTFVPQPIIDWNSKQVEINSGEFDCLWSEFTIDGRESDYAWSDAYFNNSQVIVVKNSSGINSPDDLKGKNVEIQEGSSALQSLDEQNKSFKDTFAKLTEIKDYNTGFMDLESGACDALIIDVGMANYHVSGKYSDKGFKIIDEPVSHEKYGVGFKKDNTELRDKVQKTLDDMFKDGTVDKIAQKYDEYNISDGLIRK, from the coding sequence ATTATGAAAAGGATATTGATTATTTTAACAGTGATATTTGCTGCCTCGTTGATGATTGGCAGCGTGAGTGCTGAGGGGATGTTTGATATTTTTACCAGTTCATCCGACAGTACAAATAACGAATCTAATTTTGTAGTCGGGTTTAATCCTGAATTTCCCCCATTCACTTATAAGGATGATAACGGCAGCTATACTGGTTTTGATTTAGAACTGGCACAGGAAGTGGCAAAAAGGAACAACTGGACCTTTGTACCTCAGCCAATAATTGACTGGAACAGCAAACAAGTGGAAATAAACTCCGGCGAATTCGATTGTCTTTGGAGTGAATTTACCATTGACGGCAGAGAATCCGATTATGCCTGGTCTGATGCCTACTTTAACAATTCTCAGGTAATTGTCGTAAAAAATAGTTCCGGAATAAATTCTCCTGACGATTTGAAAGGTAAAAATGTAGAAATTCAAGAAGGAAGTTCTGCATTGCAATCACTTGATGAGCAAAATAAAAGTTTTAAGGACACTTTCGCAAAACTGACTGAAATAAAAGACTATAATACTGGATTTATGGATTTGGAATCCGGTGCCTGTGATGCATTAATTATTGATGTTGGAATGGCAAATTATCATGTCAGCGGAAAGTATTCAGACAAAGGCTTTAAAATCATTGATGAGCCGGTATCTCATGAAAAGTATGGTGTCGGATTTAAGAAAGACAACACTGAACTGAGAGACAAGGTTCAAAAGACTTTGGATGATATGTTTAAGGATGGAACCGTTGACAAAATTGCTCAAAAATATGATGAATACAATATTTCCGATGGATTAATCCGCAAGTGA